DNA from Tsuneonella dongtanensis:
GGGCCACGCATCCGGCGACGGCGATCAGAGGCGCCTTGCCGGCTTTCTCCCCGTCCTTCACCAGGCGCCCGATGTCGGAATAGACCTTCTCGGCCGCCTTCTCGCGAATATGGCAGGTGTTGAGCACGACGAGGTCCGCGTGCTCGCCGTCCGCCGCAGGCGCGATGCCCTGTGCCGCGAGCAGTTCGGCCATGCGCTCGCCGTCGTAGACGTTCATCTGACAGCCGAAGCTCTTGACCCGGTAGGTCCTGGGGGGCGGGGTAGGGCGCATGGGGCCGGCCCGTTAGCCGAAAACGCCGGGAAGGGCTAGGGTCCGGGTCCTAGCGCGCCATCGCGGAAGCGATCTCGCTGCGTGCGGTTGCCGAGATGGTCTTGCGATCGGTAAGCGCCTCGCCCGACAGCGGTTCGAGGAACACCATCGTCAACCTGATCGGTCGCAACCGGGCGAGGATGCGCTTGAAGTTGTCGAGCCCGTGTTCCTCCCCGACCCAGGCGATCCGCGCCGCGTCCTCGTAGGCGAGGAGAACCGGCTGGACTGCGACCCCCGCAGGTAGCGGAACGAGGGCGGACAGAAGCGAGGACTTGAACGGCAGCAGCCCGGTGCCGTCGCTCGTCGTCCCCTCCGGGAACAGAGTGAGCGAACCGCGCGAATCCATCGCGAGGCGGACCTGTTCGACCTGATCGGCGATGCTCGTCCGGCTGTGCCGCGCGATGAACACCGTCTCGTTCATCTCGCAGAGCCACTTGAGAACAGGGAAGGCGGTGAGCCCGTCATGCGCGACGAATGCGCTGCCTGTCGCATGGGCGAGTGCTGGGATGTCGAGCCAGCTGACGTGGTTGGCCAGCAGGAGCGCGCCGCGGCGGGGTTGACCCTCAATCCTGATGTGGAGCCCGGCGATCATTCCGATCGCGGCCAGGAACACGCGCGGCCACCAGCGGCCAGCTCCCACGAGTTTCCACAGGAGGTGAAGCGGCGCGCACAGCACCAGCATCAGGATCATCAGAAGGAGTCGAAAGACGATGAGCGCCCAGCCCAGCGGGCGAATCCGCGGAGCGGGCAGCGCGTGCGCCATCAGCTCTCGCGGTCGAGACGGACCCCGTAGAGTTCCATCCGGTGGTCGACGAGCCTGTAGCCGAGCTTCTCGGCAATCTGGCGCTGCAACGCCTCGAGCTCCGGATCGACGAACTCGACGACCTTGCCGGTCTCGACGTCGATCAGGTGATCGTGATGCGCTTCGGGGGCGGCCTCGTAGCGAGCCCGCCCGTCCCCGAAATCATGGCGGTCGAGAATGCCGGCTTCTTCGAACAGCCGGACGGTGCGGTACACCGTGGCGATCGAGATCTTCGGATCGATGGCCGACGCGCGCTTGTGCAGCATCTCGACATCGGGATGGTCTTCGCTGGCCGAGAGAACCTGCGCGATGACCCGGCGCTGTTCGGTAATGCGCAGTCCGCGCTCTGCACACAGTGCTTCAAGATCGATGGTCTGGTGCAAGCCCGGCTCCGAATTGGTGTCGCGCCGCGGAACCTAGGGCTCCGCGGCGCGACTGCCAAGTGTCAGGCGGATTTCTTGCGGCGTCCGCGCTTTTGCGTCGGGTTCCGGCCCAGGCCGATTTTCTTCGCAAGGTCGCGGCGCGTTTCCGCATAGTCGGGAGCGACCATCGGATAGTCCGCACCCAGGCCCCAGCGTGCGCGATACTCGTCGGGCGTCATGCCGTGTTCGGTCATGAGGTGCCGCTTGAGCATCTTCATCTTCTTGCCGTCTTCAAGGCAGACCAGGTGGTCCTTCTTGACCGAAGAGCGGATCGAGACAGCCGGCTCCGGCTTCTCTTCCGCAACGGGAGCGGAACCCCCGAGACCTGCAAGTGCACCATAAACGGCAGTGATGAGCGAAGGGACATCCTCCACGGAGACATTATT
Protein-coding regions in this window:
- a CDS encoding lysophospholipid acyltransferase family protein; translation: MAHALPAPRIRPLGWALIVFRLLLMILMLVLCAPLHLLWKLVGAGRWWPRVFLAAIGMIAGLHIRIEGQPRRGALLLANHVSWLDIPALAHATGSAFVAHDGLTAFPVLKWLCEMNETVFIARHSRTSIADQVEQVRLAMDSRGSLTLFPEGTTSDGTGLLPFKSSLLSALVPLPAGVAVQPVLLAYEDAARIAWVGEEHGLDNFKRILARLRPIRLTMVFLEPLSGEALTDRKTISATARSEIASAMAR
- a CDS encoding Fur family transcriptional regulator, which gives rise to MHQTIDLEALCAERGLRITEQRRVIAQVLSASEDHPDVEMLHKRASAIDPKISIATVYRTVRLFEEAGILDRHDFGDGRARYEAAPEAHHDHLIDVETGKVVEFVDPELEALQRQIAEKLGYRLVDHRMELYGVRLDRES
- a CDS encoding MucR family transcriptional regulator, translated to MDNMETDLSETLITLTSDIVAAHVSNNNVSVEDVPSLITAVYGALAGLGGSAPVAEEKPEPAVSIRSSVKKDHLVCLEDGKKMKMLKRHLMTEHGMTPDEYRARWGLGADYPMVAPDYAETRRDLAKKIGLGRNPTQKRGRRKKSA